In Spea bombifrons isolate aSpeBom1 chromosome 5, aSpeBom1.2.pri, whole genome shotgun sequence, the sequence ggaggctgttccacttatctaccttcAACGGTATTTGCTAATAAAGGTAACTTAATTCTTCCCGGGGGTGTCGTGGCTCGCGCACAGGAACGTCACGGCCGGTAATTGCTCGTCTGGGACCCCTATTCCCAGAGAGGCAGCTGCAGGGTATATTTAGCGGCTCCCAGCTGCCCCTGGCCGGAGGCGGAGGCCGTAACGGGATATGTCTGATTATGGACTAAAACGTGGAAACGGGGATCAGTAGCTCCCGTACCTCACACCATCATATCGCGCGCCCGGgtcactgtatataatatacagcagAGGGGGCAGCAGCTGCCGCCTGGTCACAGCctggctgaggattatgggagttCCTGGTGATCAGCCTGCTGAGTAGCCGTGATATTGCACAAGGCAATAGTTAAAGCATCATTAGAGTGTAAGCGTGTGTCTGTGTGCGGATGCATCgcgtgtaaagtgctgccccctgcagtgtgTTGGGGGTATAACCGAGTAACTGGTTCCCTAGCATgactatacatcatacatactgcagggggcagcactttacatatgacgtagaaacatagaacctgccggcagatcggccccatccggcccccgtctagtcgcccatttctccttttgTAAAGactcagtctttggtcttgtcttagattgtacagcgctacagaatttgatggtgctatagaaagcaataaataataattcaggagccgtatgtctatcccatgcatgtttacattccctctaACGCTTCTGCTGGGACTCTGTTCCACTTAGCCACCACCCTCacagcaaagtaaaaaaaagtattggccGGGTGCTTCGGGCGAAGTAAACGATGACAGACGTTGGGGGCAGCGCTTTGATATTGCCGCAGaccgccattttttttaatcatgtggAACCCGGGGGATTTAATAACATGATTAATGCGGTCAGAGCACGTGTGACATCACAGGTGACTGCCCACAATCTGAGGGCAGCTAACGGGGTGTATCGCCCCTGGAATACCCCATTTCCTCCCAATTTACCCCTCGCACAGTATGAATCAAGCACCCAGTTGCCTGCAGTGCCAGCAAACAGGACATCTGCCGGCTGTTGGGACTGTTCCAGGAAATTCAAGACCGTTGGCAGTTATGCACATGAATGTCTCTACTCTTACCTACTACCCGCCGTGAGAAAACCAAGAGGCAGCCAAACCATAAAAAGATCAAGACGCCATTAAAGGGACGGAGGCAGAATTCCCCGGGTCCTCTACCCTCCGCTCTCCCCCCATGACTCTCCTCGCTCCCCACCTCTCGCACATGAAATACCCCATTAATAGAAAGGGATTCATCGTTAGCCAGGGGCCCCAAGCAGTGGCCCGGGTTGGCTTGTGGATTACTGCCTTGGAATTTACTGGGTATTTGCGATTTATAAAGTAACATTTATAACGAATCAGCCATTTGTTGTACttccagaaaatatttattaaagcttTACTCCGGAGCCCGTTATTCATCCATTGGCTGGGTGCAGCGATGCTCTATATTTCTCGCGGTCAGCGTCAGACCGTTAAGGGTGGGATTCAGcgctttttgtttcttgtagttCTCGATTAGGACGTCTTCTGTTTCTCGCTCCTCTCCTCCTCGATGGCCAGcgttctctccctctcttttatCAGCTGCACTCCACAGTAAGTGACAAACCAGATGGAGAGAGTGTTATACGGGAAGCCTAGAAGCAGCAAACAAAGAGTTAATAATCTCACTCAACTAAAAACTGCGGagatcaataataatataaataatcatcatcatcttactacataataataataataataatcataatgtaaataatcatactattactaatataataataatataattaataatactattactaatataagtataaataagtaataagaataatcatcatcatactactactaatataataataattaataataataatagtataaataataatcatcacaCTACTACTAACAATCATCATCCTCATACAACTTATATaataagtataaataataagtaataagaATAATCATCATACTGctactattaataaaaatataatcatcATCATACTATTActgataataattaataatagtataaataatcatcatcatactaatataataataagtataaataataaataataataatcatcataataataataatgataagtaacaataatatatataaataatataaattataataatgataatagccATCATTCTCgcttttatttaaggctataAGTAGGGATGACAGAGAGATTGTAGAGATATAAAAGAGACGATGTGCCCCCTACAGGCAGATTAAGACTGTGGACCTTGGGGTGTTTCATCAGCCAACGTGGCAATTATAACAGAGAAACCTAGAACCTGTCGGCAGATCGGTCTCatcatccagtctgcccatttaagAATGTATTACagagtaagtgagagtgtgagggacGAGTGTGAGTAGAACTCGACCtaaattataagacaaggcaGTGTTTTTAGGTGATTTTTTCTGACAAGCAAAAtaggataaatggaacagcctcccagcagaagtggtagagggtaatacattgagggtattaaacatgcgcgggatagacatacggctcctgaatctaagacgagaccaacgactgattaaggtttgagtctttacagcaggagaaacgggtgactagacgggggccggatggggccgatctgccggcaggttctatgtttccgtCTTAGAcaagtttaaagaaaaaaataagttgaATTCCATGTCACCTGTGATCAGAAGCCTCTTGGCGACTATTACTGCAAACTCCAGGCTGTTGAGGGATAACACGTTGTACAAAATGATTGCCCAAAAGTTAGCTGCACCAAAAACACCCCTGATTCTTCTGGACAGAGACTCGGGCATCTTCGCCTAAACGAAaacagtgtataaaaaaaaaaatgtcatccaaattatagaattataatatacactatggttcaaaagtttggggtcacttggaaatttccttgtttgtgaaagaaaagcacattttaaccattaaaataaaatggaatggatcagaaatccagcacaggcggggttaatgctgtaaatgactattgtagctggaataggctgatttttaatggaatctcttcataggcgtacagagaccctttatcactcccatcactcctgtgttccagtggccctttatcactcccatcactcctgtgttccaatggccctttatcactcccatcactcctgggttccaatggccctttatcactcccatcactcctgtgttccaatggccctttatcattcccatcactcctgtgttccagtggcccttatcactcccatcactcctgtgttccaatggcacgttgctGTCATAGAGACCCTGTTGGGGGTTCATCCTTTAGTAAGCAAAACAGGGCTGCAGAGACATGCATCTAATCACCGTCTGAGTAAGAGATCAGCGTGGGGGGGGATAAGTGGCGTTCACCTATATAATCAGGGCTGTCTCGGTATCCCCGGTCAAACGGTCAAAACTAAAGATTATTGGATCAAATTCTTAAAGCTACGAACCTCTATTTTAGCAAACGGCTCCATCTGGAAGAATTTCTGAACCCAAAGTTCGAAGTTCAGGCCGAAGCAGTTGAAGACGGACCAGATGTAAACTATGTTACACGGACCGAGCCACAGGGTGGTCACGGCAAACGTGGACACGGTGGCCAGGAGCTCCTTCTTGATATTATCGTGgttctggccaagatagtcatagacatacctaaaaaaaaaaagtgaacgggagatatattaatacatatttaattaatacaatatttttttccaattttttgtaacattattattattattatttattgatttttatagcgctgtcatattctgcagcgatgtacccattgtacatcgctgcagaatatgacggcgctatagaAACAGGATGTACCAAGTAGACATGAAGGGGTCTAATCCCACAATATGCTGATGAAGTGATGATTGTTGGATCAAAAAGTTCTATAATCATGATTTATTGGCTTCATTGAAAAATTTGAATCTagaattttaaagggacagtaacaacctcataataaataaattcgaTTATCAGAAAGCAGTACcgaaatatacacattttaaacacGGAAATAGAGCTCATCCCTCTTCTAATAAGTGAGAGAATgtaaattctaaatatatatattttgtttacagaatttgtatttttttaccaaatttttagttttttaccgaatgattttttttactgaattatttttttttactgattttttttttttttacagaaatcttTTTACAGGTGTGTGGGATGGGCGTGAGACTGAATTATGAAAgacattgctaaaaaaaaaaaatacagtataaaatAATCATCTTTCTTGAAAAGATCTGCTATTATGTTTACaaatttaaatgctttttttatttaaaaaaaaaaaaagcaaggttAGATATtttagtgggtttttttgtaaatttttgaTGAATATGTTCCTGTAAAAGTTGCTGTTGTCTTAAAATCATGGAATGTATAGGAAATTCCTAATGGACGGTCATCAGGGGAGAATAAACCACTCAAAACATTCGGTTATCGGGAAGCTTTCATTCCTTCCGTTTCCAGCGCTTCTGCCTCCACTTACTTGCACAGCCAGTCATTGATGCCGCGATCGAAGTGCCTGGAAAAGGAGAACGTCGAGAATGATGTCATATAATAACATTCAGCGGTAGAGGAAGAGCTAGTGGGGCGCACCCAGGGCCCGGGACATAGCTTTAGAATAACCAGTGGGGCAGTTCCTGGAGGACAAGGCTCCCTGTGGCCCCCTATGCTCTATGGGCTGATTAGAAGGGAGGTCGCCCTGCCgggttgttgtgtttttttttatagccagTTGGGGGTCCAAGGGAGGAATTGGGGGAGTTAAGACTTACGTTTCGGCAAAGACGTAAAGCATGGTGATACACTTGGGTGGCTGTGGAGGGTCCAGGTGATCCAGCCTAGAGATGGTGTTTATAACGCCGAACATCACCGCGGCCTTCACCCAGTCATACACCAGGTTGGAGTACGCCAAGCCCGCTGGTGGAAGAGAGCAGGGATAGAGTTTATTGAGCGATGAGCTTCATCATACGTTGAGTATTCCTTTTTAATgctcttaaaggggcagtaactCTCAGAATTTTTTCCCAGGCATCGGTGAAGCATTGTGTGTTTGCCTAAGCTTATGGTGCTTTAACCCATATGGAAACAACCTATAGATTCAGGAATATTTGGAATATCAGCGCCTAAGGGTGGTTTTGTAGGACATGGTTGAAGCAGTAAGTGGGTTTTGAAGATGGTAGATACATTGGAGAATATCTCGTAAACAGTGTTTAAAATAAGGTGACCAGGTGCTCTTCTGGGAGAACATTTCTGGACTTGAGTTTTCCCACCACGCACCTGGCATCTTCCGCGCAAACTATGGATTTTTGTAATctttgttttctaaaaaaaattttggCCTGAGAGAGAGATTTTAGATGCTGTTGACTAACGCAGGGTGTTTGTAGGGGGTGATGCTCCAAGATGTACTGGAAGTCAGGTCCTACACCTCGTAGAACAATAAATGCATTGGCATGAATGGACCACGTCGCCTTTGGGTTTCACAGGACCCAAAGTTCCTCAACTTCCTGGCCAATTGGCCCGTCCAGAGGGTCAGATCCGCAGGTGTACGAAGCCTCAATAGCTTTTGAGTTAGTGGTCAAATGGCCATTGACCATACCATTCATGAGAATAGTATCTATTCTTCTCATTACGCACCTAATGACCAGTCTGAAAGGCGGCACACGACCTTGAGGTCTGACGGGAGAGTCAAGATGTAGAGGAAGTGGAAGAGCACATCCACCATGATTATAACGCAGACGTGGCCCAACGCTTGGAGGCGGATGTTCCACATCTCGTTCTCTTTCCGCGTGATGGCTCGCGTGTTCACCTGTAACACAATATTAATCGGGGATTACTCGGGACGTAACAGGGTCACTATCACGGGCAGAGAAACAAACGTTCCCTCAAAGTAATGCCCCTGGAACCCTACTTTATCTCCTCAAAATGCTAGTGTGGTTCTTAAGAAAATAACCAGAACTCAATCTCCCCTATATTATTTGGCTGCCATTGCGTAGCACGCACCctgcagaaggggttaatggaatcCTGCTGTCAGTATTGGGTCCTGCAGATCATCACCGCTGTCTTCGGAGTCCTATCTGTAGATGCAGCCGGATGGGGCTTTTGGCTGCAGGATATAAAATCTTCGTCCGTTTACAGATCTGACATCCGTCAAACCGTGAGGCTGTCTcctagtttttctttttttttttgttttttaaatattttttttttactgaaaaaaatgtttttcttccagCGACGgacaaaatattgtaaaaaaagaaaaaaaaaaaaaaagcgttcgTATCATGGCAGGTTTTTCCTGTTTCTTTACGCTTCCCGAACTCACCTGTTCATAGAACCGGTCGAAAGTCATAATGGGGCCAAAGAAGAAGAACGGGAGGTAAAAGTTGTATTTGAGAAGCTCCACGGGCGAGTAAAACCCTTCCTTCCGATCGCAGGTCTCCAAGGCGAAACTCATGCAGCGGAGGACGGTCAGTCCGCTCCCTCCGTAGAACAGGATCTCTTGTAGAGTGAACGTTCCGGTGACAAATCCGTTCTGGAATCCAGcggaaaaaacataataaacataataaacaaaataaacattataaacaaaataaacattataaacattataaacataataaacaaaataaacctaataaacattataaacaaaataaacataataaacctTATACAAGAAACCCCACGGATGCCGATGTGAATTGAAATGATTAGAGACGCTCCTTACGTGGTTCCGGGGGGGTCCATGAGACCCAGGTGGCGCATTGAAAGGGGGAGCAATCAGGGGTCAGTGAGGCATCACTACAAGGACCCCGGTGTCTGCCACCACAATTTGTGGGGTCGGCCTCCCCACCAGCTCTCTCCAGCAGGGCCGTTTTAGGAGATCACAGATCTAGCTGTAACTGGCCCAAAATAAAGGGTCTATTCATACCGACCTCTGTTTCGCTGCTCCATCATGAAGTATTCTGGTTATTGatgctgagcgctgggatatgatgtcatacgctatagcactgaaacagaggtctgtagAAACAaaccttgcacccccaccacaggacttaagAAAGGTaagtgatggggagaaaggggagagatagacagtgagaaagaggagagaaaatgaagagataaagggaaagatatggaggagagataatgaggaggagTGAATGGGAGGAGAGatagagaaaagggggataatgagaaagaagagagatgggaaGAAAAAGGGAGATATAACGAGAAAGGTAAGCGgtggagaaaagaggaacaaatAACAGtaaatgggagagataatgaataaggggagagatagggagaaaggggaaaCGTAATGAGAAGGAAGATAGATGAGGACCACTGGATAAGataagaagagaaaagagaaatgagggagataatgagaggtgggagagataatgagaaaaaggggagagataatgagaagagagagatagggagaaaaaggagacataaagagagagaggaggagagatagtaAATACTGTTTGGTTGAGTTTATTTTCATTACTTCGAGGCTGAGATATTACCCCAGCAGGGTTTTTAAACAGCTTCCTGGATCAGCTACCTTCATTGTTTTAGCAGACGGTGCATGGGCTCCATAAACGAAGAGCATTAGGGGAGGAAAAGAGGGGGACATGGACTTAGGCGGCAATGAGGGACTGGACAACTTAAACTGGGGCACACGGGAGGTATGGATTTATATTTTCCAAGTACTCTCCTACACGTGGACATATGAACCCACATTTTATTGGTCATCGAAGCCCAGAAGACATACTTGCCAGGTGCTGAATGGCTCCAGCCGGAAGGTTGCCAGACTGCAGAGCCCGGCAGCGAAGCACAAGCACCTCGTCTTGGCCAGGGAGATGGTGTAGAGGACGACGCAGTGCGAGAGGATCAGCGTTAGGTAGTTACTGCCCATAATGGCCCACACGGTCAGCATCCCGTACAGCATGTAAACCAGTGACCTGTACTGTGAGGAAACACGCGTTCAGTAAGCGGTACGGCGCCCGTGTAAATGCCGCTAAATAATACCGCGCCcgcaatatttaaataataaaaaaaccctgttttttcattatataaattGCGTTTATCCATACAGCATAAGTGatgattatttacatttatattaaaatgcggCTGCTTTCTACAAATTTATGATTGATTGtggtataatataaataaattcataatTCATTATAATTGAATGAACTACATGACATTTCACATAtttcttattatatttattataaatttatcattttttttataaaacatatattttttttaccataatacATAGTAGCGGTGAGTAAAATGATCAATGTTTTTTAATGCTGTCCACGCTCTGTATTTAGCATATATCGTCGATGTACCTGCTTATGATCTAAAATAGTGATGGCAGAGAGGTGTGATGGCAGAGGGACGTTTAAATAAAGGACCAAGGACAGGAGGGAAGAtaatttcaaaggaggagaaatgttacagcAGAATCTAACTCTAGAGAGCCCAAGAGAGGCTTAGATATAATGTTaggaagttctacttcactgagaaggtagtagataaatggaacagcctcccagcagaagtggtagaggctgttACAGTGAAGGATGCTCTCTTTTTATGCACACAATGCGAGAAAAGTTGGTGTGGAACAAGGTTTCTGACACCCACCTGAGGCACCAACATGGAGAATATTTTGGCGAAGATCACATGTCCCGtcagagcaaatacgatataatTCCGGAACGTGGTGAACCACATCACCCACTCGAAGTCTGCGGAGTCCTGTGGGGACAAAATCCAAGTTACGGCTGTGAAATTAGTGTATTTTTGGGATGATGAGTTTTTACGGATAACTCTTATGACGCTCAGCCAGAGTGGTGATGAGAATGATAGGAGTTGTCACAAGTTGGTGAATCAGGGGTGCAAAAAAGTATCATTTATATATCAGGAAatgagtatatttttttcttatagtctgcttttttttttaaccccttcttttaTATAAACTGCTTTTGTGCTGCAACGTCTATTGGATGTATTTACGAAGAGGGGGGGTTAGAGGAAattgtttagtttttattattttcacatttttgtttggcatatgtgtgtatatacat encodes:
- the HHATL gene encoding protein-cysteine N-palmitoyltransferase HHAT-like protein is translated as MGVKAALPHYELGFYALVLTCALVYSLNGVFEMSRDNMNRKTFRDGVKSGWHYIGRKMDSADFEWVMWFTTFRNYIVFALTGHVIFAKIFSMLVPQYRSLVYMLYGMLTVWAIMGSNYLTLILSHCVVLYTISLAKTRCLCFAAGLCSLATFRLEPFSTWQNGFVTGTFTLQEILFYGGSGLTVLRCMSFALETCDRKEGFYSPVELLKYNFYLPFFFFGPIMTFDRFYEQVNTRAITRKENEMWNIRLQALGHVCVIIMVDVLFHFLYILTLPSDLKVVCRLSDWSLAGLAYSNLVYDWVKAAVMFGVINTISRLDHLDPPQPPKCITMLYVFAETHFDRGINDWLCKYVYDYLGQNHDNIKKELLATVSTFAVTTLWLGPCNIVYIWSVFNCFGLNFELWVQKFFQMEPFAKIEAKMPESLSRRIRGVFGAANFWAIILYNVLSLNSLEFAVIVAKRLLITGFPYNTLSIWFVTYCGVQLIKERERTLAIEEERSEKQKTS